The following proteins are co-located in the [Limnothrix rosea] IAM M-220 genome:
- the bchB gene encoding ferredoxin:protochlorophyllide reductase (ATP-dependent) subunit B, with product MKLAYWMYAGPAHIGTLRIASSFKNVHAIMHAPLGDDYFNVMRSMLERERDFTPVTASIVDRNVLARGSQEKVVDNIVRKDKEEHPDLIVLTPTCTSSILQEDLENFVSRAQLDAKGDVILADVNHYRVNELQAADRTLQQIVEYYINKARKKDDLDIEKTANPSVNIIGISTLGFHNNHDIRELRKLMADLGIEVNLVIPDKASVHDLKKLPKAWFNFIPYRELGHGTAQYLEKEFGMPYVDIAPMGVVETANCIRRIQRVLNDRGIAINYEKFIDDQTLYVSQAAWFSRSIDCQNLTGKKAVVFGDNTHAAAMTKILTREMGIHVVLAGTYCKYDAEWFREEVKDYCDDILISEDHGEIADAIARLEPAAIFGTQMERHVGKRLNIPCGVIAAPIHIQNFPVGYRPFLGYEGTNQIADLVYNSFTLGMEDHLLEIFGGHDTKEVITQTMSADGDLSWTTEAQGQLNKIPGFVRGKVKRNTEKFARERGFNEISLEVLYAAKESVGA from the coding sequence ATGAAGCTCGCCTATTGGATGTATGCTGGTCCTGCTCATATCGGCACGCTACGAATTGCCAGTTCTTTTAAAAATGTCCACGCAATCATGCATGCGCCATTAGGAGATGATTACTTTAATGTCATGCGTTCCATGTTGGAGCGAGAGCGTGACTTTACACCTGTGACGGCCAGTATTGTTGACCGCAATGTTTTGGCGCGGGGTTCTCAGGAAAAGGTCGTTGATAATATTGTTCGCAAGGATAAAGAAGAGCATCCAGATCTTATTGTTCTAACACCCACTTGTACTTCAAGTATTTTGCAAGAAGACCTCGAAAATTTTGTGTCCCGCGCTCAGCTTGATGCCAAGGGAGATGTCATCCTCGCTGATGTAAATCACTATCGAGTCAATGAGCTACAGGCGGCTGATCGTACGTTGCAGCAAATCGTTGAATATTACATCAATAAAGCACGAAAGAAAGACGATTTAGATATCGAAAAAACAGCCAATCCTTCTGTCAATATTATCGGGATTTCTACCCTCGGTTTTCACAACAACCATGACATTCGTGAACTGAGAAAATTGATGGCAGATTTGGGGATTGAGGTAAATCTTGTGATTCCCGATAAGGCGTCCGTCCATGATTTGAAAAAGTTGCCAAAGGCTTGGTTTAACTTCATTCCCTATCGTGAATTGGGTCATGGTACTGCCCAGTATTTAGAGAAAGAATTTGGGATGCCCTATGTCGATATTGCGCCAATGGGTGTGGTGGAAACAGCCAATTGTATTCGTCGGATTCAGCGGGTACTCAATGATCGGGGTATAGCAATTAATTATGAAAAGTTCATCGATGACCAAACGCTCTATGTCTCTCAGGCCGCATGGTTTAGTCGTTCCATTGATTGTCAAAATCTAACTGGGAAAAAAGCCGTTGTGTTTGGTGATAATACCCACGCTGCTGCCATGACCAAAATTTTGACACGGGAAATGGGTATCCATGTGGTTCTAGCAGGAACTTACTGTAAGTACGATGCCGAATGGTTCCGCGAGGAAGTCAAAGATTATTGTGATGACATTCTCATTAGTGAAGATCACGGGGAAATTGCTGATGCGATCGCCCGATTAGAGCCAGCGGCAATTTTTGGGACACAGATGGAACGCCATGTGGGTAAACGCCTCAATATTCCCTGCGGTGTGATAGCTGCGCCCATTCACATCCAGAATTTCCCCGTAGGCTATCGTCCATTCTTGGGTTATGAAGGCACCAATCAAATTGCGGATTTAGTCTACAACTCCTTCACTTTGGGCATGGAAGATCATTTATTAGAAATCTTTGGTGGTCACGATACAAAAGAGGTGATTACCCAAACGATGTCTGCCGATGGTGATCTGAGCTGGACGACGGAAGCGCAAGGGCAACTCAATAAAATTCCGGGTTTCGTGCGGGGTAAAGTGAAACGCAATACGGAAAAATTTGCTCGGGAGCGAGGCTTTAACGAGATTTCCCTAGAGGTTCTGTATGCCGCTAAGGAATCGGTTGGCGCTTAG
- a CDS encoding TrmH family RNA methyltransferase, with translation MLTSLQNPLIKDFRKLQKSRERRLRGLCLLEGTNLVEAAIAKNLDFRTVLFTETWVERYPDLYRKLRGDRLELVSPEVLQKVATTVNPDGIVASLDSTLVQRQLPKKLQLGIAIERLQDPGNLGTIIRTAAATSVDALLLSGDSVNPENPKVLRASVGAWFQTPTIVCDNFAGQIKAYRQQGVQAIATLPNATKTFWDVDWTRPSLILLGNEGAGLSPEIAALADEQVTIPMVKGVESLNAAIACALLLYEAQRQNR, from the coding sequence ATGCTAACGAGTTTACAAAATCCTCTCATTAAGGACTTTCGTAAGTTACAGAAGAGTCGTGAAAGGCGATTACGGGGTCTTTGTCTTTTAGAGGGCACAAATCTTGTTGAGGCGGCGATCGCCAAAAATCTTGACTTTAGAACGGTACTTTTTACGGAAACTTGGGTTGAGAGATATCCCGATTTATATAGAAAGTTAAGGGGCGATCGCCTAGAACTTGTTTCACCGGAAGTTTTGCAGAAGGTAGCGACAACGGTTAATCCTGACGGCATTGTTGCGAGTTTAGATAGCACATTAGTGCAACGACAGTTACCAAAGAAATTACAGTTGGGGATTGCCATTGAGCGGTTACAAGATCCCGGGAATTTAGGCACGATTATTCGGACGGCGGCGGCTACGTCAGTGGATGCTCTACTACTCAGTGGGGATAGCGTCAATCCAGAGAATCCAAAAGTTTTACGTGCATCGGTGGGAGCATGGTTTCAAACACCAACGATTGTTTGTGATAATTTTGCTGGTCAAATTAAGGCTTATCGACAGCAAGGAGTACAGGCGATCGCCACGCTACCCAACGCCACTAAAACATTTTGGGATGTGGATTGGACGCGTCCAAGTTTAATTTTGCTAGGCAACGAAGGGGCGGGTTTATCGCCAGAAATTGCCGCTTTAGCCGACGAACAAGTCACTATTCCCATGGTAAAGGGGGTGGAATCTCTCAATGCGGCGATCGCCTGCGCACTTTTACTTTACGAAGCCCAACGACAAAATCGATAA
- a CDS encoding TIGR00725 family protein, giving the protein MSRQIMIGVMGAGSGATSENIEDAQKLGRAIARQGWVTLTGGRPAGVMEAANRGAKQAGGMTVGILPGGDRAAASEFVDVVICTDLGNARNNINVLSSDVVVAVGMGMGTASEVALAIKNSRPVILLKPDIETKNFFRKFAPHQFAIAQTIDAAIAIIKTHLT; this is encoded by the coding sequence ATGTCGCGTCAGATAATGATTGGGGTAATGGGAGCAGGTAGTGGTGCAACTTCAGAAAATATTGAGGATGCGCAAAAATTAGGGCGGGCGATCGCCCGACAGGGTTGGGTGACATTAACAGGCGGTAGACCTGCGGGAGTAATGGAAGCTGCAAATCGAGGCGCAAAACAAGCTGGAGGGATGACAGTTGGAATTTTACCGGGAGGCGATCGCGCCGCTGCTTCAGAATTTGTAGATGTAGTCATTTGCACAGACCTTGGCAATGCCCGCAATAATATTAATGTTCTGAGTTCGGATGTGGTGGTTGCCGTTGGCATGGGTATGGGAACAGCTTCAGAAGTCGCCCTCGCGATCAAAAATTCGCGCCCTGTGATCCTGCTTAAACCCGATATTGAGACCAAAAATTTCTTTCGTAAATTTGCCCCCCATCAATTTGCGATCGCCCAGACTATCGATGCGGCGATCGCCATCATTAAAACCCACCTAACATAA
- the fmt gene encoding methionyl-tRNA formyltransferase — protein MLKVVFFGTPQFAVPYLERLLEHPEFEVLGVVTQPDKRRGRGSKLIPSAIKKVAIAHNLQVWQPKRIKKSSETLAELEALGADVFAVVAYGQILSKQILDMPRYGCVNGHGSLLPKYRGAAPIQWSIVNGEPETGMTTMLMDEGMDTGAMLLKSVTPINLWMNAHDLAVELATSGADLMVKTLLALPGDMVMPTPQNHDAATYAPLIQKEDFILDWTQSAIALHNKVRGFYPGCVSTFRGQKLKVLETVPIKPEYFEQYPDKLNALKTLDIPAGQTGEVVAIAKKLGAIVQTGDGHILLKQVQPSGKKAQSGWDFVNGQRLELGDRLGE, from the coding sequence ATGCTAAAAGTTGTTTTCTTTGGCACGCCGCAATTTGCTGTGCCTTACCTCGAACGTTTGCTGGAACACCCGGAGTTTGAAGTGCTGGGGGTGGTAACGCAACCGGATAAGCGGCGGGGTAGGGGCAGTAAGTTGATTCCTTCGGCGATAAAAAAAGTGGCGATCGCCCACAATTTGCAAGTATGGCAACCGAAACGTATTAAAAAATCCTCTGAAACTTTGGCGGAGCTTGAAGCGTTGGGGGCTGATGTTTTTGCGGTGGTTGCTTACGGGCAGATTTTATCGAAGCAAATCCTTGATATGCCCCGCTATGGCTGTGTGAATGGTCACGGTTCTCTGTTGCCAAAATATCGAGGAGCTGCGCCGATCCAGTGGAGCATTGTCAATGGCGAACCGGAAACGGGTATGACCACAATGCTGATGGATGAAGGCATGGATACTGGTGCAATGCTTCTAAAGTCTGTAACGCCTATCAATCTTTGGATGAATGCCCATGATTTGGCAGTGGAATTAGCGACATCTGGGGCAGATTTAATGGTCAAAACATTGCTAGCATTACCCGGCGATATGGTGATGCCCACGCCCCAAAATCACGACGCGGCAACCTATGCGCCGTTAATTCAAAAAGAAGATTTTATTCTCGATTGGACTCAATCGGCGATCGCCCTCCATAACAAAGTGCGGGGATTTTATCCCGGTTGCGTCTCCACTTTTCGCGGTCAAAAACTGAAAGTACTTGAAACTGTACCGATTAAGCCAGAATATTTCGAGCAGTACCCAGACAAATTAAACGCCCTGAAAACTCTCGATATTCCAGCGGGGCAAACAGGAGAAGTGGTGGCGATCGCCAAAAAGCTCGGAGCCATTGTTCAAACAGGCGATGGTCACATCCTGCTCAAGCAAGTGCAGCCTTCCGGCAAAAAAGCTCAGTCCGGCTGGGACTTTGTCAATGGTCAACGCCTTGAACTGGGCGATCGCCTCGGAGAATAA
- a CDS encoding pentapeptide repeat-containing protein, with protein sequence MGQEDYRGALHILKQGTLKWHQWRRSNPAIAPDLSAQNLSHLNLRGVDLSHCNISQARLSYSRLIAANLKEANLSTIQGDHLQLQEANLQQVNLSNADLSQGNFSGANLQEAYCIGSDFRQSLLKNANLQNANLIGTNLRQCDLFGANLTAARLNRSNLSDTCLLKTSLNEADLSRANLFEAEIATGQLYKANLAGADLTRTHLHNSYLFGANFQAATLRQTDLRWAIATYGNFAGADLAGANLRGADLRYTNFVGANLQGANLRGCHLNFANLEQCNLLGANLDETQLGQVNLRRATMPNGIVRY encoded by the coding sequence ATGGGGCAAGAAGATTATCGCGGCGCGTTACATATTCTGAAGCAAGGTACGCTGAAGTGGCATCAATGGCGACGGTCTAATCCGGCGATCGCCCCCGACTTAAGTGCGCAAAACTTAAGCCATCTCAATCTCCGTGGCGTTGACCTGAGCCATTGCAATATTAGTCAAGCCCGACTCAGCTATTCACGTCTTATCGCAGCGAACTTAAAAGAAGCAAACCTCAGCACGATCCAAGGAGACCATCTGCAGCTCCAAGAAGCAAATCTGCAACAGGTGAATTTAAGTAATGCAGATTTATCCCAGGGAAACTTCAGTGGTGCAAATTTACAAGAAGCCTACTGTATCGGCAGTGATTTTCGCCAAAGTCTCCTAAAAAATGCCAATTTACAAAATGCCAACTTAATCGGGACAAACCTACGCCAGTGCGATCTGTTCGGTGCGAATTTAACCGCAGCGCGTCTCAACCGTAGCAATCTCAGCGACACTTGTCTCCTTAAAACGAGTTTAAATGAGGCAGATCTCAGTCGCGCCAATTTATTTGAAGCAGAAATTGCCACAGGGCAACTGTATAAAGCAAACCTTGCTGGTGCCGATCTGACTCGCACCCATCTCCACAACAGTTATTTATTTGGCGCAAATTTCCAAGCCGCAACCCTCAGACAGACAGATCTACGGTGGGCGATCGCCACCTATGGCAACTTTGCCGGAGCCGATCTCGCTGGTGCGAATCTACGGGGTGCCGATCTACGCTACACAAACTTTGTCGGCGCAAATTTACAGGGCGCAAACCTCCGGGGCTGCCACCTAAACTTTGCCAATTTAGAGCAATGTAATTTACTCGGCGCAAACCTCGACGAAACCCAACTCGGTCAAGTCAATCTCCGCCGTGCCACCATGCCAAATGGTATTGTTCGCTATTAA
- the murA gene encoding UDP-N-acetylglucosamine 1-carboxyvinyltransferase, with protein sequence MVEDRPINTSAPVSTPTEAPEKSATVLKITGGHSLSGEVRISGAKNSALAIMAGTLLCSDECRLTNIPDLADIKRMSDVIRALGVGITASPQAIDFDTRHLSTSEAPYELVSKLRASFFIIGPLLARMGEAQVPLPGGCAIGARPVDLHVRGLRAMGAEVMIEHGVVHATVRGSRRKLQGAKIYLDYPSVGATETLMMAATLAEGQTIIENAAQEPEVVDLANFCRSMGATIMGDGSNKIIIQGCDRLHSTDYPIIPDRIEAGTFLVAGAITQSAFSIFPVVPDHLLPVIAKLEETGTKVIAESPDRLRLQPQGLRATDIETLPYPGFPTDMQAQFMALLTLCEGSSVVTETVFENRMHHVAELSRMGAAIKLKGNNAIINGVPFLSGAPVMATDLRASAALVLAGLAAEGTTIMHGIHHMDRGYDDLEGKFKALGAKIERLTTVEAE encoded by the coding sequence ATGGTGGAGGATCGACCCATTAACACTTCTGCTCCCGTCAGCACACCAACCGAAGCACCTGAGAAATCTGCAACAGTTCTCAAAATTACAGGTGGACATTCCCTCAGTGGCGAAGTTCGTATCAGTGGCGCTAAAAATTCTGCCCTCGCCATTATGGCTGGCACACTACTCTGTAGCGATGAATGTCGCCTAACGAATATCCCAGACCTCGCAGATATCAAACGCATGAGTGATGTGATCCGAGCCCTAGGCGTTGGCATCACAGCAAGTCCCCAAGCCATTGACTTCGACACAAGGCATCTGAGCACCTCTGAAGCCCCCTATGAGCTTGTTTCAAAACTACGGGCAAGTTTCTTTATCATCGGCCCCCTCCTCGCCCGCATGGGTGAAGCCCAGGTTCCCCTACCCGGTGGCTGCGCCATTGGTGCTCGTCCTGTAGATCTCCATGTGCGTGGCCTACGGGCAATGGGCGCGGAAGTGATGATTGAGCATGGTGTTGTGCATGCTACTGTTCGAGGCAGCCGCCGCAAGCTTCAGGGTGCAAAAATTTATTTGGATTATCCCAGTGTCGGGGCCACCGAAACTTTAATGATGGCGGCGACCCTTGCTGAGGGACAAACCATTATCGAAAATGCAGCGCAGGAACCAGAGGTTGTTGATCTCGCTAATTTCTGTCGCTCCATGGGCGCGACGATTATGGGGGATGGTAGTAATAAAATTATTATTCAAGGTTGCGATCGCCTCCACAGCACGGACTACCCGATTATTCCCGACCGCATTGAAGCAGGCACATTCCTCGTTGCCGGTGCCATCACTCAATCCGCTTTTAGTATTTTCCCCGTCGTTCCAGATCACTTACTTCCGGTCATTGCCAAGCTTGAGGAAACAGGCACAAAGGTAATCGCAGAAAGCCCTGATCGTTTGAGACTCCAACCCCAAGGTCTGCGGGCAACGGATATCGAAACCCTTCCCTATCCCGGTTTTCCCACAGATATGCAGGCACAATTTATGGCGCTGCTTACCCTATGTGAAGGGAGTAGTGTGGTGACGGAGACTGTTTTTGAAAACCGCATGCACCACGTCGCTGAGCTCAGTCGCATGGGCGCAGCCATTAAGCTCAAAGGCAATAACGCAATTATCAACGGCGTACCTTTCCTCTCTGGTGCGCCAGTGATGGCAACCGATCTCCGAGCATCTGCGGCTCTAGTACTTGCAGGTCTCGCGGCTGAAGGCACAACGATCATGCATGGTATTCACCATATGGATCGCGGTTATGACGATTTAGAAGGTAAATTCAAAGCGTTAGGTGCAAAGATCGAGCGTTTGACAACGGTTGAAGCTGAATAA
- a CDS encoding LCP family protein produces the protein MPAKHSSPSPQKSRKLKTTGTRNQRLTKPSSKGKKRKPKKKPLLFWHWVMIWCGLTGVSIASATAGALLAVSLSSTPLRQTPMAPEELTVFSQDEAIASQSLRLPELTRPVNIMLLGTKVLTSDVDDPNQPDLGYHALVNSFEGLSDTMLVVRFNPEDQRMSVLSIPRDTQANIEGYGVGKINHANSYGGAVLAAKSISNLLGGIELDRYIRVNVQGIEKLIDALGGVTVYVPKDMKYTDHSQHLYIDLKEGEQVLNGEKALQFLRFRYDGYGDIGRVQRQQTLIRAVLEQALTPGNLVKLPKILSIVQSHIDTNLSVQELIALAGFASQVNRSDMQMVMLPGEFSGDGKNGNTSFWLPHHRRISDVMAQHFDVGDLDEVAVTTPSRVRIAIQDSTGDANAVRSLLQYLSSMGYERVTIASDWSEPLQSTRIIAQGGDDLMAAEMRSNLGFGEIRVESTGVLSTDITIQLGEDWLLMSDTLKKNPTETVAN, from the coding sequence GTGCCTGCAAAACATTCATCCCCTTCCCCACAGAAGAGTCGCAAACTAAAAACCACCGGGACGAGAAATCAACGTCTCACCAAGCCCAGTTCAAAAGGCAAAAAGCGTAAGCCGAAAAAAAAGCCTTTACTGTTTTGGCATTGGGTAATGATTTGGTGCGGTTTAACGGGAGTTTCTATCGCTTCAGCAACGGCCGGTGCACTATTAGCTGTCTCCCTTTCTTCAACACCGCTGCGCCAAACACCCATGGCTCCAGAAGAACTCACGGTCTTTTCCCAAGATGAGGCGATCGCCTCCCAGAGTTTACGCCTCCCAGAATTGACTCGCCCCGTGAACATCATGCTTTTGGGCACCAAAGTTTTAACCTCCGATGTCGATGACCCAAACCAGCCAGACCTCGGCTACCATGCCCTAGTCAACTCCTTTGAAGGATTATCCGACACAATGCTTGTGGTGCGCTTTAATCCCGAAGACCAACGCATGTCAGTCCTGTCTATCCCCCGGGATACCCAAGCCAATATCGAAGGCTACGGTGTCGGCAAAATCAACCACGCCAACTCCTACGGCGGCGCTGTTCTGGCCGCAAAAAGTATTAGCAACCTCCTTGGCGGCATTGAATTAGACCGTTATATTCGGGTCAATGTCCAAGGTATTGAAAAATTGATTGATGCCCTAGGCGGTGTCACAGTATATGTCCCCAAAGACATGAAATATACCGACCATAGTCAGCACCTTTATATTGACCTCAAAGAAGGGGAACAGGTGCTAAACGGCGAAAAAGCCCTACAGTTTTTACGGTTTCGCTACGATGGCTACGGCGATATTGGCCGGGTGCAACGCCAGCAAACATTAATTCGGGCAGTTTTAGAGCAAGCATTAACACCGGGAAATCTGGTTAAGTTGCCGAAGATTTTGTCCATTGTCCAGTCCCATATTGATACCAACCTCAGCGTGCAAGAACTCATTGCCCTTGCGGGTTTTGCCTCCCAAGTCAATCGTAGCGACATGCAAATGGTGATGTTACCCGGAGAATTTAGTGGTGATGGTAAAAATGGCAATACAAGTTTTTGGTTACCCCACCACCGTCGTATTAGTGATGTAATGGCACAACATTTTGATGTGGGAGATTTAGATGAAGTTGCCGTGACAACTCCCAGTCGAGTCCGTATTGCCATTCAAGACAGCACAGGTGATGCCAATGCCGTGCGATCGCTGCTTCAGTATCTAAGCTCCATGGGCTATGAACGGGTAACCATTGCCAGTGACTGGTCAGAACCGTTGCAAAGTACTCGCATTATTGCCCAGGGCGGTGATGATCTAATGGCGGCGGAAATGCGGTCAAACTTGGGATTTGGAGAAATTCGTGTTGAAAGTACGGGGGTGCTCTCAACGGATATTACGATTCAGCTCGGCGAGGATTGGCTCCTGATGTCCGATACCCTTAAAAAGAATCCTACTGAGACTGTTGCTAATTAA
- a CDS encoding FkbM family methyltransferase — MASDNHTPGSWIFSRDILAWLKQEKLVKQLPIHYQDFALQCNNYFEKNNNLKIENGSQSFQNLINRYRLKDSPKEIQIQLPTCKVFVNLEDPRFFQVINELTCEENDKKIIRRLLKEGDSFFDIGANHGSFSILAGQVLGDSGKILAVEAQPRLATLVKKSLAANLTCNFQVHQVALGDRHGEIEFMIPVDSSGSAGVFAGHSATHDFQKLTVTLKPFDDLICADDFKPRGLMKLDIEGSEYFFLKGAEQTIRQLQPTIFLEINPGTLQASGVKIEQLKDLLIDYGYGSYAEVDNLEAQSSLTVLAADYQRNIVVFPS, encoded by the coding sequence ATGGCTTCAGACAATCACACTCCGGGGAGCTGGATTTTTTCACGGGACATTTTAGCTTGGTTGAAACAGGAAAAATTAGTGAAACAATTGCCAATTCATTACCAAGATTTTGCGCTTCAATGTAACAATTATTTCGAGAAAAATAATAATCTAAAAATAGAAAATGGTAGCCAGTCTTTTCAGAATTTAATCAACCGCTACCGATTAAAAGATTCGCCAAAGGAAATTCAGATTCAATTGCCGACCTGTAAAGTATTTGTAAATTTAGAAGATCCCCGGTTCTTTCAAGTAATTAACGAATTGACCTGCGAAGAAAATGATAAAAAAATAATCAGGCGACTTTTAAAGGAAGGGGATAGTTTTTTTGATATTGGAGCCAATCACGGTAGTTTTTCCATCCTTGCAGGACAGGTCTTAGGAGATTCTGGCAAAATCCTTGCGGTAGAAGCGCAGCCCAGATTAGCAACACTCGTAAAAAAATCTCTGGCGGCAAATTTAACCTGTAATTTTCAAGTACACCAAGTAGCTCTCGGCGATCGCCATGGAGAGATTGAGTTTATGATTCCGGTGGATTCGTCTGGTTCGGCGGGGGTCTTCGCCGGTCATTCTGCTACCCATGATTTTCAAAAACTGACAGTTACCCTAAAGCCTTTTGATGACTTGATTTGTGCCGATGACTTTAAGCCAAGGGGATTGATGAAACTGGATATTGAGGGGAGCGAGTACTTTTTCCTCAAGGGGGCGGAGCAAACGATACGGCAACTCCAACCCACCATTTTCCTAGAGATAAACCCCGGCACGCTCCAGGCTTCTGGGGTGAAAATCGAGCAGTTAAAAGATCTATTAATTGACTACGGCTATGGGAGCTATGCGGAAGTGGATAATCTCGAAGCCCAGTCTAGTCTTACGGTATTGGCAGCGGACTATCAACGCAATATTGTGGTTTTTCCCTCATGA
- a CDS encoding PAS domain S-box protein, whose protein sequence is MTAIFEAVQAITSCLKTDAFDMTAIFEAVQAITSCLKTDALLKTLAEIFLTYTEGDRCAVLLEETSEQGQPSLLIKAIATTGKTILCETPIETAEDLPINFINHAWQGKQKQILSNGSEPDVEPYPANCALCLPLRLKNGEINGWLYVELERQASQQAFDQHSLEPLELLTTQGAITLENAQRYEQTQKENNHLQQQLSAAPQKATNASPLSTSKIQERLTFLIQQSPIGIIEWSTDFKVIGWNPSAEQIFGYAATEMLGHHAEQIVPETDRPLVREILSNLIQQQGGYYSLNQNIRKDGEIITCEWFNTPLRDNNNIAIGIFSMVRDISDRQRNQAAIIQKTEALEQALADLQKAQLRLVQGEKMSALGNLVAGVAHEINNPTSFVKGNISHAQNYVQDLFELIDFLLERCPNDDVELKEKLEELELDFIQEDLPKLLASMNVGIDRIKNISKSLRNFSRKDRDEKSPFNIHDGLDSTLMILKHRTRSNEGRPEIQITKTYGELPKIRCFPGQLNQVFMNLFANSIDAFDEINQGKSFQEIEANPNHISITTTLLADYITITIQDNAGGMTPETLKRIFEQGFTTKEVGKGTGLGLAIAHQIITEKHHGKITCNAVFGEGTTFILELPIAA, encoded by the coding sequence ATGACGGCCATATTTGAAGCTGTCCAAGCAATTACAAGCTGTCTAAAAACTGATGCTTTTGACATGACGGCCATATTTGAAGCTGTCCAAGCAATTACAAGCTGTCTAAAAACTGATGCTTTGCTCAAGACTTTAGCTGAAATCTTCTTGACATATACTGAAGGCGATCGCTGTGCTGTTTTATTAGAAGAGACTTCAGAGCAAGGGCAACCGTCTTTGCTCATAAAGGCGATCGCCACTACGGGAAAAACAATTCTTTGTGAAACCCCCATTGAGACAGCAGAAGATTTGCCCATCAATTTTATTAATCATGCTTGGCAGGGCAAACAAAAGCAGATTTTGTCCAATGGTAGCGAGCCTGATGTTGAGCCATACCCGGCCAATTGTGCCCTATGTTTACCCCTACGCCTTAAAAATGGCGAGATTAACGGTTGGCTATACGTAGAACTAGAACGTCAGGCCAGTCAACAAGCCTTTGACCAACACAGCTTAGAACCCCTAGAACTCCTCACAACTCAAGGGGCGATCACCTTAGAAAATGCCCAACGATACGAACAGACACAAAAAGAAAACAACCATTTACAGCAGCAACTATCAGCAGCACCGCAAAAAGCCACCAACGCTAGTCCATTGTCAACCAGCAAAATCCAAGAACGACTAACCTTTTTAATTCAACAAAGTCCCATTGGCATCATTGAATGGAGTACCGACTTTAAAGTGATCGGTTGGAATCCCTCAGCCGAGCAGATTTTTGGATATGCCGCAACAGAAATGCTAGGTCACCACGCCGAACAAATCGTGCCAGAAACCGACCGTCCCCTCGTCAGAGAGATCCTGTCAAACCTGATCCAGCAGCAGGGGGGCTATTACAGCCTCAATCAAAATATCCGTAAAGATGGGGAAATTATTACCTGTGAGTGGTTTAATACACCGCTGCGGGATAACAATAATATCGCCATTGGTATTTTTTCGATGGTGCGTGATATTAGCGATCGCCAGCGAAACCAAGCCGCAATTATTCAAAAAACAGAAGCACTAGAACAGGCCCTAGCAGATCTCCAGAAAGCCCAGCTGCGTCTAGTTCAAGGCGAAAAAATGTCAGCCCTCGGAAACCTTGTTGCCGGAGTTGCCCACGAAATTAATAATCCCACCAGCTTCGTGAAGGGGAATATTTCCCATGCCCAAAATTATGTTCAAGATCTTTTTGAGCTGATCGATTTTCTCCTAGAACGTTGTCCCAATGACGATGTAGAGCTCAAAGAAAAATTAGAAGAATTAGAGCTAGACTTTATACAAGAGGATTTACCCAAACTCCTAGCATCTATGAATGTTGGCATTGATCGCATTAAAAATATTAGTAAAAGCCTAAGAAATTTTTCCCGCAAAGACCGAGATGAGAAAAGCCCTTTCAATATTCACGACGGTCTTGATAGTACCCTAATGATTCTCAAGCACCGCACTCGGAGTAATGAGGGACGACCCGAAATACAGATTACAAAAACCTATGGAGAACTCCCAAAAATCCGCTGTTTTCCGGGACAACTAAACCAGGTTTTCATGAATCTTTTCGCCAACTCAATTGATGCCTTTGATGAAATCAACCAAGGCAAATCTTTTCAAGAAATAGAAGCTAACCCAAATCATATTTCTATTACGACAACTTTATTGGCCGATTACATCACCATTACGATTCAAGATAATGCCGGTGGGATGACACCTGAAACCCTAAAACGCATCTTTGAACAGGGATTCACGACAAAAGAAGTCGGCAAAGGTACAGGACTAGGCTTGGCGATCGCCCACCAAATCATCACAGAAAAACACCATGGCAAAATCACCTGTAACGCTGTTTTCGGGGAAGGCACAACCTTCATCCTTGAGTTACCTATTGCAGCTTAA